CGGCTGCGGACATGGCCGGCAAGGCGCTGGTGTTGAAGGTGGATACGGAGGCCAGTCCGGAGCTTGCGGCCCGGTATCAGGTACGCGGGATTCCGAACTTTGCCGTGATTCGCAGCGGGAAGATGGTGCTTCAGCAGGCCGGGCTGGTGGGGCACGAAGTGATGGAAGGATGGTTGCGAGAGGCTGCGGGCGCTTAGGCGATCGTCAGAGACGAAGTCCTTTGATCTAGGCGGCTGCGGCAGCGTCGTAGCCGCGCATCATCTGGCCGAGCTGATGGTCTATCTCGTCGGCGATGACCATGAGATCGGAGAGGACGACGCTGAAGTCGAGGGACAGAAGATTGATCTGCAGGGTCTCAAAGATGCTGACCTGGAGATAGCGGGACTCCTCTACAACCATGGCAGTTGAGTAGCGCTGACGATAGCGGTCGGCCCCATGCTGGGTCGAGGATGGAGAGTGGGCGCGTGGTGCTCCAAGAGGCAGGTTGGCGCGCAGGCGAGCGATGAGGTCGAGCAGGATACTTGGAAGGTAACGAGCCCGGTCTTCGGGGGTGATGGGAACGGTCATGAGAGATTCGTTCTGCCTGACGCTGCGGGACCATCGTTCGATGGTGTGGTGCAGCTCGCGTTCAAGGATGTCGCTTACGCTTTCCAGCCGGCGGGTGGTGGCTGGAGGTTCGATGAGGCGCTGCTTGATCACGTCGATGAGGGTGGGGGCATCGATTGGCTTGACCACGATCTCGTCTGCATGGAGGAGGGTGGCATCGACGGTCTTTTCGATCCCAGGCGGGTTGTCGAGCAGGAGGGTCACAGCGCGTGGGTTGGCGTGACGCAAGGCACCAACGACGGTGAGAGCATCGCCCGGCCCAGGCGGATGGAGATCGCTCAAGAGAACGTCGTATTGTTCGGATGGGATGTTCTTCAGCGCCTGCGGGAACGTTCGAGGCAGTCGTAACTTCGAAACCGTGGTCATCGAGGAGGCGAGTCAGGTTATAGCGGATGAGCTCATCGTTATCGACGAGTAAGACGCGTGCGGTTCCCATGTCGATCACCTCAAACTCAGTTGCGATCCCAGGAGTTGTAAATCGTATCGCTATGTTAGGCTTCCGACATAGCGAAGGTCGATAAGATTCTTTTTTCATGCCGAATATTCGGGCGACGGTCGTACCGAGACAAGATATGCCCGAGGTGCGGGTCCAAACCGGGGATCCCTATGTCGAGACCGCACGGCTGCTCATCGAGCAAGTGCTTCGGCTTATTGCGGGTGTTCCGGATGAGATTGAGGTTCGAGCTGCGGTGGCCGAAGCGATCACGGTGTTCAAGGTCCGCGTTGCGCGCGAGGATGTAGGCCGCGTGATTGGCAGCGACCAACGGACGATCCATGCATTGCGCATGATCCTGGGGGCGGTGGGATTGCGGTACAAGCAGAGATTCGTTCTGGAAGTTGAAGAGTATCCGGAGTGAGGGGTGACTTCAGGAGCTTGTTGGGCGCGTACGAAGAGCGTACCCCAGCGACTAAATCCGCACTGCAAACCAGGCGATTGCGGCACGGCTGAAGCCGTGCCCTTATGCACGACGGATTCTTTAGACGGGCCGCGAGACCCTGACAGTGGCAAACGGCGACGGGAGCGAACGATCCTGCTGGAGAGCTAGAGGAGCTGCAGGGCGCGTTGGACGCGAGCTACGGCTTCTTCCGGGGTGGAGGCTACGGCGGAGAGATGGCCCATCTTGCGGCCTTTGCGGGGGCGGAGCTTTTCGTAGAGGTGGAGACGGACTCCGGGCACAGTGAGGGCAGCGGCAAAGTTGGGTTGTTTATCGAAGGCCTTGGGGGAGTCGGGGTTATACCAGATGTCGCCGAGGAGGTTGGCGATGGCGCCGGGCTGGACGACGTCGGTGTCGCCGAGGGGAAGGTCGCAGATGGCGCGGACGTGCTGCTCGAACTGGCCGGTGATGCAGGCGCGCTCGCTGGCGTGGTAGCTGTTGTGGGGGCGCGGGGCGAGTTCGTTGACGAACAGATGGCCGTCTGTCGTTACGAAGAATTCGATAGCGAGGATGCCTTCGAGCTGGAAGGTGTCGGCGATGTCGGTAGCGATCTTCCTTGCCTGAGACTCCAGATCCGATGAGATGGGGGCGGGGATGACGCTCCAGGCGAGAATCTGGTGCTCGTGGTGGTTCCATGCGGCGGGGTAGACTTTCACCTCGCCCGATGGGGAGCGGGCTACGAGGACGGAGATCTCCTTGTCGAGCGAGATAGCTTGCTCGACGACGCCAGCGGCCTGGCCGAGGGCCTCCCACGCGCCCTGGACTTCTTCTTCGACGGAGGCGTCGGGGTTGAAGCCGACTTTGCCCTGGCCTCGGCCGTCGTAGCCTCCGGTGGCGGACTTGCAGAAGCAGCGGCCGCCGAGAGCGAGGACGGCGTTGCGGACGTCGTCGAGGGAGCGGACGGCGCGGTAGGGGCCGATGGGGAATCCGTTGCGGCGGAGCCAGTCTTTCTGCTCGATGCGGTCCTGAATGATCGAGAGCATGGCGCGGCCGGGGCGGACGGGAGCGAGGGCGGCGGCGGCGTCCATGCTGCGGGGGGAGATCTGCTCGATCTCCAGGGTGACGACGTCGCAGCCGCGGGCGAGGTTGGCGGCTTCGCGGGCATCGTCCCAGCCGGCTTCGATGCAGCCGTCGACGACGAAGCGGGCGGGGCAGGCGGGGTCGGGATCGAGGACGAGGATGCGGTAGCCCATGGCGCGAGCGGCCATGGCGGTCATGCGGCCGAGCTGGCCGCCGCCGAAGATGCCTATGGTCGCGCCGGGGAGGATGGGATTTCGGGTGCTGGTCACAAAAGACAGGATACAGCGGATGGGGAGAGTCCCACATCTGGCGATGAGACTGCCAGATATGGGGCACCCGGGGCACCCGTTGTGGGGTTTATGAGCCGTGTTCGTCGGGGGTGATTTCGAGGGATTGGGTCAGGACTTCGTCGCGGCGGGCGTTGCGCCAGGCGGTGAGACGGGCGGCGAGGTCGGGGTCGGTGGCGGCTAACGTGGCGACGGCGAAGAGGGCGGCGTTGGCGGCTCCGGGAGCTCCGATGGCGAAGGTGGCGACCGGGACGCCTTTGGGCATCTGGACGATGGAGAGCAAGGCGTCCATGCCTTGCAGGGCGGTGGCGGGGATGGGCACGCCGAGGACGGGGACGATGGTCTTGGCGGCGATCATGCCGGGAAGGTGGGCGGCTCCGCCTGCTCCCGCGATGATGAGGCGGAGGCCGCGGGACTGGGCCTCTTCGGCGTAGGTGTAGAGGAGGTCGGGGGTGCGGTGGGCGGAGACGACGCGGGCTTCGTGGGGGATGGCGAAGTCGCGGAGGATCTCGACGGCGGACTTCATGACGGAGAAGTCGCTCTTGCTGCCCATGACGACGCTGACCTGGATGGAAGGGGTGGTGCTCATCGGAAGATTATAAGGTTTGGCGGGGCGACCGTCCGGCGATGTCAGGCGATGAGACGGGGACACCTCGCGAGTTAGGACCTGCTGATTCAAGAGGCGGATTCCGCACCGGAACCTCTTGGCGCCTATGCTGAACGAGGAGAAAAGGGACGATGTGTGCAAATGTGAGCAGAAAGATGGGTCGTGGAGGCGGAGACTCCAGAGTACAAGGCCTCATTTTGGTCTGGAATGGACTAAACGGATGCTCCTTGCGGATGGAACACAGCTTGTCGCTGAAGAGAAGAAACCGGCAAAGCCAAGAGTCCTATTGGTGGACGATAACGACACGGTGCGGATGTCGGTCGCCGGTGTCCTGAAGCACAACGACTTCGAGGTGGTGACGGCTGCAAACGCGCACGAAGCGCTGGGTCTGATTGCATCGCAAAAATTCGAGGTGCTGGTCAGTGACCTGCACATGCCGAATGCGGGGGACGGGCTGACGGTGGTGAGTGCGATGCGCCATTCCAACCCTGAGGCGGCGACGATTATCTTCAGCGGATATCCGAGGATGAAGGAGGCGGCTGCTGCGATCGTGCTGCAGGCGGACGAGATTCTGGTGAAGCCGATGGATCCGCTGGCGCTGGTGAAGGCGATTAAAGCGCGGTTGAAGGCGGGGGTGCCGAAGCGCCATGTGTCGGAGAACGTTGCCAGCATTCTGGATCGTGAGACGGACGCGACGATCGCCGACTGGCTGGTACGCATTGACTCCGAGCCTGGGGTGATCACGGTGCATCTGGATGACCCTGCCCGGAGTTCTCACCTGCCGCAGTTGTTTCGGGATCTCGTTTCGCGGCTGAAGAATCCGCTTTCGCTAGGCACGCGAGCGCTGGTATCGGAGTCCGCGGCCGCACACGGGCTGCTGCGACGCCAGCAGGGCTACACGGCAGCCATGCTGGTGGAAGAGTCGCGAATGCTTCAGGTGAGCATCTTCCAGACGCTGCAGAACAATCTTCATGTGGTGGACTTCAGCGTGCTGCTGGTGGGCGTGATGGCGATTGCGGACGAGGTGGACTCGCAGTTGGCGCAGGCGATGGCGAGTTATGTTTTGGAGGAGAAGGTGGATGGTAAGCCGGTGCATGCCTGAGGGCAGCACTTAATGTTTGGCGGCGACGTAGTCGATGGCGACATGGAGCAGGGTGAGGAAGCCGCCGAAGGCCGCGGCCGAGCCCTTCATGCGCTGGAGGGCCTGGTCGTGGCGGAGTACCTGGTCTTCGATCTGGCCGATGCGGCCGGTGGTTCCGTTGCCCATGACTTGCTGCATCTGATTTTTGAGGACGGAGAGGTCCGAGAGGACGGTGGCTTCGAAGTCGGTCATAGGGTTCCCTTTGTAGGTTCCGTGGGTGAAAGGTGCGAACAGTGGTGGGGATATGAGCGGTGTGGCAGGTCCTTCGACTGCGTCTCTCGCGATGAAACGTTGCGAGAGACTTCGCTCAGGATGACGGATTTTGCGGTGGGCATGAGGGAAAACAAGCAACCGCAAATGCAAACGCAGATTCCCTCCGGGAATGAGAAACAAATGGGGAAACCGGAGTGGGTCAGGAGATGGGGAGGTCGATGAAGACGGCGCTGGAGTTGCGCGAGTAGAGGGGCGGGGTGGAGGCGTCGTAAATGCGGATGTAGAACTTCTCCAACTGGGCGGCTCGGGGGATGGAGAAGCTGCGGACGGGGGAGCGGAGGACCAGGTCCTGGGCGATGTTGGGGCCGAAGGCATGGTCGCGGCGGCGGACTTCGAAGCCGCCGCCTGAGGGTGGGGTGAGACCGGCGTCGATCTGTAGCGCTGTAGAGGTGGCGCTGGTGACCTGGAGTTGCGGGAGGTTCGAGAGGACGGTTCCGGCGGCGAGCTGGGCGGTGGTGGTAGGAGCGCTGGGGAGGATGGCGTCGGCGGCGATGGACTCGGAGAGGGTGAGGCCGAGGGCCTCGGCCCAGTCGTTGGCGAAGGCGATCTTGTAGGTGAGGAGTTCGGGGAAGGCAGGGGCGCGTTCGACTTCTACCTTTCTCACAACGACTGACGTGGTGCTGCCGTTGCCGGTGAGGGCGAGGGTGTCGCCGGGCCAGATGTCGGCGGTGTCTTGCGGGTTGACGGTGGTGTAGGTTCCGGCGAGGGCGGCGGAGCGGCTGGTGGCGAAGGCGAGCAGGGCCTGGGCGGCGGCTTCGAGGTCGGCGGTGGAGCGGGCGGCGGGTTTGAGGACTTTGCCGATCCAGCGGGCGATTCCGGAGGTGGTACTGCCTGACGTGGCTGCCGCTTCGGAGGCCACGCTGGCGGCGTTCTGGACGCGGGTGACGGAGCGCTGGCGGTTGCGGTAGGTGACGGTGAAGGTCTCGCCGGCGACGGGAACGCGACCGGCGAAGAAGGTGATCTTGCCGGAGGCAGAGAGGGTGCAGTCGGTGCCTTCGCCGGCGACGCCGATCAGGCGGGACTGCTTCGTTCCTGATGTCAGGGTGCTGACGATGAAGGCGGAGCTGGGCCGGGTGACGCGGACGTAGGCGATGGCGCCGAAGAGCTGGGTGCAGTCGACGGCGGCGAAGTTGCAGGAGGCAGGCGTGCCGGTAAGGGGCGCGGCGGTGCTGCCGTCGTAGAGGAGGGTGGCCGGGGTATTGGAGGCGTCGCCGGTGTCGAGGATGTCGAAGACGAGGGACGCGGCGGAGGGAGTTGCGCCGCCTCCGAAGGATTCGACGATGCCATCGACCATGCAGTAATAGGTCTGGAGGAGGCGTTGCTGTTCCGGGCAGTGGAGACGGATGCGGAGGTCGTAGGTGTGGCCGGGTTGGACGGTGAGCGAGGTGCCGACTTCGACTCCGTTGATGAGTGGGGTGCAGAGCGTGGTGCCCGAGGCGTTGCGGATGTTGTATCCGGCGAAGCAGTTGGCGACCAAGACGGGGCCGTTGAAGAGACCACAGACGATGCCTTGATTGGCTCCGGAGAGCTGGAGGCCACCGGCTTCGAGGAGGAGTGAGCCGGCGATCTCGATGGAGTCGAGGGCGGTGAGGTTGGTTTGGCCGTCGTAGCCGTTGCCGCCGTTGAGAGTGAGGCCGCCTGCGCCGAGGGACAGATGCGATCCGGGGTCTGCGATGGACCAGACCTGTTGGTCGATGACGGACTCGTTGAAGGTGTCGGTGACGAGGGTGGGGGCGGCTCCAGCGGTAGCGCGGAAGGGGGCTTCAGAGAGCTGGAAGACGGTGGTGGTGCCGTCTCCGGCGAAGGTCTCGGAGATGTAGGCGTCGGGCTCGGTGTCGCCGGACAGGGTGACGTCATTGGCGAGTTCTTTGACCTGGGCGAGCTTCAGAGCGGAGTAGGTTGTGGTGCTGCCGTTATCGAAGTTGAAGGTGTGGGTGATGTTGCCGGCGGGCTCGAAGGAGAGCGCTCCAGTGACGACGCGATAGGCGGAGTAGGCTGCGTTGGCAAGGATGCCGGCGTTGGCGGACCACGTGGCGGAGCGGATGGGCGAGAAGATGCCGATGGCGCGGCCTGCGGAGACGCCGGTAGTGGTGAAGAGGCCGCCTTCCACACGGGAGGTGATCGAGAGCAGGGCGTTGCCTGCGGGGATGGCGAAGGCGTTTCCCAGGTATGGGAGCGGTTGTTTATCCAGGAGCCACTCGTCGCTGATGGCGGAGAACTTGTAACGGAAGACGGGGCCGGTGGTGGCGTTGCCTGCGTAGAGGGGCGCGGGTTCGGTGGCGAGGTAGCCGGTGAAGAGAGTGGTGCCGTTGGCGGCGGTGAGGGTGATTCTTGCGCGGCGGGTTGGGGTGGGCTCTCCATTGAGGTGGAGGGTGCCGGTGAGGATGGATGGGGCGTTGAGGGTGCGGGTGAGGGCGAAGGGGGTGTCGGCGGCGATGGCGGCGGTGTAGTCGAGGGGGCCTTCGCCGGTGAGGTTGTCGATGAGTAGGGTCATAGCGGCACCTTTGGTTTTGGTTGGTGCGGTGGTTGCGTGAAGGAAGGCGGTTCGTGCTTCGCACGAAGGTCCCACCCATCGCGAGAGACAGAGACGCGATGGATGGGGCACCCAGTTCGTGCGCTATGGATAGGGCTCCCGGCTTATTCGGTGATCGACGAGGTCTCCAGAGCGGGCAGTGGGGGCAGGCCGCGCATCTCGCGGACTTCGGCGATGGTGAGGACTTTGTTCTGGAGGAGCTGGATCTGGATGTTGAGCTCTTCGGTCTCGTCGCGGCTTTCGAGGTCGTTGAAGACGAACTCGAACTCGCGCCAGCCGAGCTTCTTGGCGAAGAGATCGCGGGTGATGTGTTCGGCGAAGAGCTTGGCGACGGGGACGATGGCGCTGGCGAAGGCCTCGTCGGCCATCTCGCCGGCGGTGGAGCGGTTCACGTCGCCCGTCAGTCCCAGCAGCATCGGCGGCAGGTCGAAGGCGTTGGCGAGGATGCGCAGCAGGAACTCCTGCCAGGCGATGTGGAGGTCGGCGTCGGTGCCTCCGGCGAAGCGGAGGACTTCGGGCTTGCTCTCGCTGCTGAGGATGGGGACGCGGCCCGTGCCTTCGATCTCGTCCTGCCACCAGCGGATGAGGCGGTCGTGCTGCTCCGGGGTGGCCTCGTTGAGCCAGAGGGCGTACTGCACGACGGAGTTTGAGGCGAGGCGACCGGCGTAGCGGTTGGCGCCGAGAAACTGGGTGATGGTCTCAAAGGCCACCTCCAACCGGCCGAGGCCAAAGGGGGTGTGGCTGCGCGGGTTGAGGCGGATGTACATCAGCTCGTCGTCCAGCAAAGGGATCAGGGCTTCGGGGCCGATCTTGCCGGTCTGCTGGGCGTAGCGGGGCTGAGTGGGATCGCCCTTCCAGGCGGGATCGACCTGGATGGTCGCGCCGTCGACGGCGTAGAGGTGGAAGGGTGTCTCGGGATCGCCGGTGGTCTCCATCTCGATGGCGCCGA
This Granulicella aggregans DNA region includes the following protein-coding sequences:
- a CDS encoding DNA-binding transcriptional response regulator — protein: MTTVSKLRLPRTFPQALKNIPSEQYDVLLSDLHPPGPGDALTVVGALRHANPRAVTLLLDNPPGIEKTVDATLLHADEIVVKPIDAPTLIDVIKQRLIEPPATTRRLESVSDILERELHHTIERWSRSVRQNESLMTVPITPEDRARYLPSILLDLIARLRANLPLGAPRAHSPSSTQHGADRYRQRYSTAMVVEESRYLQVSIFETLQINLLSLDFSVVLSDLMVIADEIDHQLGQMMRGYDAAAAA
- a CDS encoding KH domain-containing protein gives rise to the protein MPNIRATVVPRQDMPEVRVQTGDPYVETARLLIEQVLRLIAGVPDEIEVRAAVAEAITVFKVRVAREDVGRVIGSDQRTIHALRMILGAVGLRYKQRFVLEVEEYPE
- the purK gene encoding 5-(carboxyamino)imidazole ribonucleotide synthase, which codes for MTSTRNPILPGATIGIFGGGQLGRMTAMAARAMGYRILVLDPDPACPARFVVDGCIEAGWDDAREAANLARGCDVVTLEIEQISPRSMDAAAALAPVRPGRAMLSIIQDRIEQKDWLRRNGFPIGPYRAVRSLDDVRNAVLALGGRCFCKSATGGYDGRGQGKVGFNPDASVEEEVQGAWEALGQAAGVVEQAISLDKEISVLVARSPSGEVKVYPAAWNHHEHQILAWSVIPAPISSDLESQARKIATDIADTFQLEGILAIEFFVTTDGHLFVNELAPRPHNSYHASERACITGQFEQHVRAICDLPLGDTDVVQPGAIANLLGDIWYNPDSPKAFDKQPNFAAALTVPGVRLHLYEKLRPRKGRKMGHLSAVASTPEEAVARVQRALQLL
- the purE gene encoding 5-(carboxyamino)imidazole ribonucleotide mutase translates to MSTTPSIQVSVVMGSKSDFSVMKSAVEILRDFAIPHEARVVSAHRTPDLLYTYAEEAQSRGLRLIIAGAGGAAHLPGMIAAKTIVPVLGVPIPATALQGMDALLSIVQMPKGVPVATFAIGAPGAANAALFAVATLAATDPDLAARLTAWRNARRDEVLTQSLEITPDEHGS
- a CDS encoding response regulator, with amino-acid sequence MLLADGTQLVAEEKKPAKPRVLLVDDNDTVRMSVAGVLKHNDFEVVTAANAHEALGLIASQKFEVLVSDLHMPNAGDGLTVVSAMRHSNPEAATIIFSGYPRMKEAAAAIVLQADEILVKPMDPLALVKAIKARLKAGVPKRHVSENVASILDRETDATIADWLVRIDSEPGVITVHLDDPARSSHLPQLFRDLVSRLKNPLSLGTRALVSESAAAHGLLRRQQGYTAAMLVEESRMLQVSIFQTLQNNLHVVDFSVLLVGVMAIADEVDSQLAQAMASYVLEEKVDGKPVHA
- a CDS encoding phage portal protein yields the protein MNLHSTLKQAWHRLTGIHASTSAEGARKTAMLPSILSPLRPGINGQPALIKPTPANLRRFAETPVARRAINLVKDKIASMDWQVRVRRGYTSVPYAERRLNTLRRCLEEPNASDSFRTLFEQAIEDTLVGGFGAIEMETTGDPETPFHLYAVDGATIQVDPAWKGDPTQPRYAQQTGKIGPEALIPLLDDELMYIRLNPRSHTPFGLGRLEVAFETITQFLGANRYAGRLASNSVVQYALWLNEATPEQHDRLIRWWQDEIEGTGRVPILSSESKPEVLRFAGGTDADLHIAWQEFLLRILANAFDLPPMLLGLTGDVNRSTAGEMADEAFASAIVPVAKLFAEHITRDLFAKKLGWREFEFVFNDLESRDETEELNIQIQLLQNKVLTIAEVREMRGLPPLPALETSSITE